AGTTTTCCACAAGGAATAAAAGGAGGGAGGCAAATTCCTATGGCTAGTAAAATGGTAAAGCATATACAGACTAAGAAGTGGGTTTGAGACTTGACCAATTGGAAGCACTAGTGgtctcaatttttctttcatgtttgtaTCTTCATAGAGATGTAGTCACAAGCCAaaaatgtacctctgtgtgattcattatctcttcaaatcCAATATGCATAACTTGGTCATAGTGAGTCATTCAGTCACTCGGtcagtaataattatttttaggtgTTTGCCAGGTAGTAATGATAGTCAATGTCTTCTTTCCCCTTCAAATCTGATATGTCCTCAAAACCTGtggttttttttctaaataacctCTTGGGTTCCCCAGCTGAGTGCAGGCACCCTCCTCCCCTACCCCAGTAGTTCAAACCCTCATTGCTTTCACTTGACTCAAAATGTCAGAGTTGTTCATGGTGTCTTTACCTTGAGACCACTTTGCCATCCCTGTGCTACTACCCTTTTCACGTatcattgaatttttatttctacaatGGCCCTCAACATATAGTTTTAATAGAAAAGGATGCCCTTTGGACACAGAGAATTGTATTTGAATTTATATTCTATCTCTTAACGTGTGACAATAGCTACATACATTGTTTCCAAAATTATTTGATGTATTTTGCataccataaataaaaatatagtcagGTGCCACTTAACAATGAGGCTACAGTCTCAtaaatgtgttgttaggtgattttatTATTGTGCAAATCTCATAGAGCGTACTTACATAAATCTGTGTGATATAGCCTTGGCTCTGTAATATATTCTATAGCTCCTAGGCTACGAAACTGTACATCATGTTACTATACCGAATATTGTAGGGAAGTGTAATACAAGggtatttgtgcatctaaacatgTCTAAACATAGACAAGGTACTCTATAATAGGGtattgtaatcttatgggaccattgtTCAGAAACATTGTTATGTGGCATATTACAAAGTATaaatagaaaaggcaaaaagaaaaatagacagatttttaaaaattaagataaaaaatagGCTGAAAATACACTTTTCACCTGCTATGaatttttgttctcttattaTATGTGGGTCAGAAATTCAGCTGTAAGCTTTCTAGCAGTCTGTGTGAGAGTTAAACATGATTAGCTAAATCATTCATGATAGCTATAAGTTCAGACAGTTAATTGTTAGAGAAGCAAAACTACTCTTTATATGAAGAAcagagaaatatcttcagaaagcTCTTAGAATAGGCAGTAAGTGATGCAATTAATGACATTCTTACAGAATACACAAGTTCATGTGACTTTTCAGTCCCTTATCCTAGTATAGGGAAGTGAAGTAACCTCAATTTTTATTCAGCAGAAGGTAAAAATTCTGTCAGGAGCCAATACAATGCTAATCTCTTTAGTTCTGGTTTATTCCAGATATAATAGAACATTCAGAGTACTGAGTGGACTCCTGGTAATCTTTATTAATTAACACATCCAACAATATTTAGCAAACATTTGACAAACATTGACAGAAACTGACTTGGCTTTCAGAATTGTGGGATAAAAGCCTCTCAGGTAAAAATTGATATCTGGACTTCCAGAAATTCCTGACAGTACCAGCAGGTAGACCTAACAGGTTTTccataagaatatattttatttgctcaaattgtttttataattttttaatgaagtttaattttttaaaaattataagtgggagctaagttatgggTATGCAAGGGCATACATTGTAgtataatggacactggagacccaggagaggagaggttgggagaggggtgagggatgAAGAATTACCTGTTGAGTACACACTACACAATACGGTTGACAGGTACGTTAGAAACCCAGACTTCACCATTATACAATTCAGCCATGTAATCAAAAaacacttgtacccctaaagtcactggaatttttaaaagataaagttaGGATTATTTCATGTGggccatataatttttattttaacaggtGCCCTAGGTTATTCTTCTACAGTATGAGTTTGCCAATATGTTAAGCATTTTCACAAGCAGTACCCTACTTAATTTGTCAATCCTTATAAAATCTTGAGAGATACGTACTAATATGACCATCTTTTAATGGAAATTAAGTAACTCGTCCAAAGTCCTTTATCTGGTAAGTGAGGGCATGAACTTGAAACCTGGGTGATATGACAGGCACATCCACACGGCTTTCCACTCACATACATATCAGCTCacgaataaacaaacaaataaataaataaataaagtacccTAAAGCAGTGTTTACTCAAAGACATTAACAAAGTTAATagaatctttttcattttcttcccttgaGGATGAGAAGAAGGCATATCAGAGTCCTTAATCCCCTGACTACCTGCCTTTTCCCCACAGAGAGCAGTGAGTgatcagagaaaataaatggacAGGGAATCAACCTCTCTAAcgtccttccttttccttccacttatttatttttatttttatttatttttttcagttggtGTGTCTGCTCTCTTGCAGGTTTTGTCaacacattctttcttcttttcctttggccTGATCCCCAAGATTTGGTGAGTATTGGCTATTTGAAGGGCTTTGATTGGGACAAGACTTAGAGAAAGTGAGTGAAAAGCCAGGGCCCTATTTCTTAGGGGCCATGGACTGGGCACTATAATTTTCTTCCCTGAGCAACTCCCATTTATAAACTGAGGTCCTGATCTCCAATACTTGTGTATATGCTCCACTGAAAAAGCATCAAAAGATCAGAACAGAAGGATAATTACACAGTTGGGTTAAATATGACCACAGTTAGCAGTGTTGGGAAATTTCTGTTTCAAGACATATGACAAGAGTCCGTAACTCTTACCTAAAATGTAGAATTAAGTGTGCTGGTATGTGTGTATACCCAGGGGTGCTCTTGTTAATTTTTATCCATCTTGCTATTTCTGTTCTCTTCTCCACTGTGTGGTCTGACTGTTAATGATAATACTAATGATATAAATATAACCTAATATAAAGAAGTAAAACTTGTTATATGCTTACTATGTTTCAGGTACTATATTGAATATTtttcggccgggtgtggtggctcatgcctgtattcccagcactttgggaggacgaggtgggcagttcacgaggtcaggagtttgagaccagcctggccaacatagtgaaaccctgtctctactaaaaatacaaaaaaaaaatagctggcatagtggtgggcgcctgtaatcccagctacttgggaggctgagacaggagaatcacttgaaccgtggagatggaggttgcagtgagccaagattgtgccactgcaccccagcctgggcaacagtgcaagactctgtctcaaaaaaaattttttttttagtgtgtatCATTTTGTCctaataataattgtaaaaattagaaatactaatttcttttaaaaacataggaACCCAAATATCATATAGTTTAACTAGCTTGCCCAGAttcacatagctagtaaattGTGGAACCATGATTAAGTTGTGAAAGCTAGCTTTCTGAGGCTCCAGAGCACATGCTCTGTGCCAATATTTTGCTAACATACTGTGGATGcctgagtgtatgtgtgtgtgtctaccataatacaataattattactgataaaatTAATACTAATTCCTTTATATCATTCTATACCTAGTCCATATTTAAGTTTCCCTAAATATTCATTAATTGAATTCAATACCTGGTTTGTTTAAACAGAATTCGATCAAGAACTACACTgcgggccaagcatggtggcttatacctgtaagcctagcactttggaaggctgaggtgggtggatcatctgaggtcaggagtttgagatcagcctggccaacatggtgaaagcccgtctctactaaaaatacaaaaattaggtgggggtggtggtgggcgcctgtaatcccagcaactcgggaagctgaggcaggagaattgcttgaatcggggaggtagaggttgcagtgagctgagatcatgccacagcactccagccttggtgacagagtgagactctgtctcaagtaaataaataaataaataaataactgcactgcatttgtttttctcttaaatgTACTTTAATCTGGAAATGGATTTTCCTTATCTAATattcccctttcccctttaatGGCATtgacttgaaaaaagaaaacagactgtTGTAGATTTTTCCACGTTGTGGATTTGTCTGATCGTTAAATGAGAACCCTGAGAGTTAACTGTCTGTGCACCCATGTGTGTTTGTGAATGCTTTTGGATGACTTCATGAACATCTGTTGTATTTGAGTTCATGGAAATATAAAAACTCAAGAAAACCTTTCCTCACATATATATGAGTAAAGGATGACCTCAGACAAGATGGGAGAGCTGTGATTCAAAGTATTAACATATAGTTTCAGTATGCTGATGCCACATGTTGTTTGAGTATGTGAGTAGCATAGAAGAGGAGTTTTCACGTGATGTTTGAGTATGTGAACAGCATAGAAGAGGAGTTTCCAACATGAAGGCTGAACAACCTAGTCAGGTTTCTAGTGTTAGCAACAGGTGAATTCTATGGCCCCAGTGGATAAGAGAATCAAGATGAAGGTGGACTAAGCAGGAAAACCTTGAATCCTCAGTAGATGGGGGAGCTGAGCTGTGACCCACCCTCTGAAGTTTGGACTATGTTCTCAGAATCTAGAATGTGAAGACACTGTAGAGGAGAGTTTGAGTTGTTGTAAGAAAAGTGTTTTTACCTATAGATAAGGAAGggtaagaaataaagagaaagcatCATATGTCTCTTTTTACCTAAAGAAGAGTGAAGAAAATAAGTTCTGATCTGAGGAATGGAAAGCATTATGAGCTGGGCCCAAGAAGAACATAAAATACAGGGGTAGGAATAAGTTTAAACATGATTCTTGGCCTTCTTAGGTGAGGAATATGACGTATATGGCTACCACAAGTCTCATTTTAGTCCTGATTCTGGAAGCCCCTGGCCTTGCTGTATGGTTTATTACCTGTAGCACTTACACATGTAGTGTCTTTCTACTCACAAAAGGAGTATCTATAAGCATAAGGAGTATCTATATGCATAAAAAATATCTTTCTATGTAAATGAAATGGGATGTTTGATGAGGGGTGGGTAGAGGCATTACTAGGGAAGGAAGAAGGTATAGGACCAGTGGAGAGGTTTTAGGACTTTACAAAGCCTGTGACAATGACAAAATCTAATTATGAaatgttttgtttatattctCAGCACATGTGTGTGGGGAAGACGGGAGGAGAAGGGGCTTATAATTGTGTAAGATTATGTATGGGTAAATATATGGCGgcaaaatatatgacaaaatacaAGTGTAGGTCCGGATATGCCTGAGAATGTAAATATTAAGGGTCTGTGTTTGAGAGAGTATGTCTCTTGCTTGGGTTGATGTGTCTCTCTAATAGATGTATGTTCACAAAAACGCAGTCCTTCTTTTGGACAGAAACCTTGACTGATAGTGTCACTAAGTCCACACTATTAGAATACACTTGTGTAGTATATAAAGTGTTGGaaaactactgattttttttttttttttttttttttgaggagaaaggcTAGTGAGCCTCAGCTATAAGGgacttttctaatttaaatttggCTTACACATGTTATCCAGCATAGTGTAGGAACTCATCTGGTGTTTGCTGAACTGAATTAGGTTTTTAGATGGCAATAAAGTGGTGTTGATCTTACAAATCTAAGAGCCACAGTCATCAGGTAGCTTTAAGAGAAGCAAATAGTTGTCTTGGAGGCAATGACAGAGCAAGCAGATCCTAAATAATGATGTCCATAAGGTAATATAAGCTATAATCCACCATGAAAAAGTGTATTCTGTACTTTGTTAACTTGTACGGGAGAACAGTGTACAATGAAGAGTGTAACCAGtctggaaggcttcctggagtagCTGTGTAAACTACTGGGGGAggccagaagaaagaaaagattctcTTCAGGTAGACTAATAATGTATCTATTTGTATCTGGAAAAATCTTGGTTTATGCATGTTGCTACCATTATTACTAATTTTAACCTTTGTTGATTTCAAACAGGTTCTATTTTGGATGACAAATTATATGGTCACTTTATCTTCAGGAGGCCATAATGATAATTAGTTGAAAGTTTGAGAGTTACTCAAGTTTCTCTAACTATCCTTAATCACCCTCTGTCTTTAGGAGCTGAGATTTATGCCATCTGCATCTGCCATGATCATTTTCAATCTGAGCAGTTACAATCCAGGGCCCTTCATTCTGGTAGGGATCCCAGGCCTGGAGCAATTCCACGTGTGGATTGGAATTCCCTTCTGTATCATCTACATTGTAGCTGTTGTGGGAAACTGCATCTTTTTCTACCTCATTGTGGTGGAGCATAGTCTTCATGAacccatgtttttctttctctccttgctGCCATGACTGACCTCACCTTGTTCACCGCTGGTGTGTCTAAAACACTCAGTATCTTTGGCTGGGGGCTTGCAAAATCACATTCCCAGGATGCCTTACACAAATGTTCTTCCTTCACTACAGCTTTGTCCCGGATTCAGCCATTCTGATGGCCATGGCATTTGATCACTATGTAGCTATCTGTTCTCCCTTGGGATATACCACCATCTTGACTCCCAAGACCATCATCAAGATTGCTATGGGCATCTCCTTTCGAAGGTTCTGAATCATCCTACCAGACGTATTCTTGCTGACGCGCCTGCCTTTCTGCAGGACACGTATCATACCCCACATATACTGTGAGCATATAGGCGTTGTCCGACTCGCCTGTGCTAATATCTCCATCAACATCTGGTATGGCTTCTGTGTTCCCATCATGATGGTCATCTCAGATGTGATTCTCATTGCTGTTTCCTATGCCCTTATCCTTTGTGCTGTCTTTCACCTTCCCTCCCAAGATGCCCGCCAGAAAGCCCTCGGCACTTGTGGTTCTTATGTCTGTGTCATCCTCATGTTTTATATGCCTGCCTTTTTCTCCATCCTTGCCCATCGCTTTGGACACAATGTCTCTCGCACCTTCCACATCGTGTTTGCCAATCTCTACATTGTTATCCCACCTGCACTTAACCCCATGGTTTACGGAGTGAAGACCAACAGATCAGAGATAAGgttatagttttgttttctacTAAGGGTACAGGATGATGTTTTACTGGGCAATGGAATAACTAGGATAAGCTTATAGTGTACAGAAATGTAGAAAGAGTGAAATGACAAATGCTATTTAAAGCAAGAACTACCTGAAGTTGCTTTCATGTGCCAAGAATGTGGCATGATCTGTATGAAAATGATGGTCCTATGTATAAAAAAAATCCTTGATGACCTCTTTGCTTGTGAAATAGGGGGCTGTACAGAATATGATCAGGAAGAAGGAGATGAAAACAGAGAGTGAGATTACTCTAAATTGAAAAcgaaataaaaatttggaaattgaGATTCACAGCTATTATAAGTGAGTGTGTTAAGTAAAACAGAAACACTGAGGAAGAGAGAATAAAAGTGAAAAGATCAGTGAGAAATTTCTCACTGAGAGGATTATCAGATGGATATTTAGGATGTTAATGATAACATTTGATTCAAATTATCTTCCTTTTATGTTTCACTGTAATTCCCTTTAAATGTTTCCTCCCTATACACACACGATATGAAAAATTGAAG
Above is a genomic segment from Chlorocebus sabaeus isolate Y175 chromosome 1, mChlSab1.0.hap1, whole genome shotgun sequence containing:
- the LOC119626624 gene encoding LOW QUALITY PROTEIN: olfactory receptor 52H1 (The sequence of the model RefSeq protein was modified relative to this genomic sequence to represent the inferred CDS: inserted 3 bases in 3 codons; substituted 1 base at 1 genomic stop codon) yields the protein MPSASAMIIFNLSSYNPGPFILVGIPGLEQFHVWIGIPFCIIYIVAVVGNCIFFYLIVVEHSLHEPMFFFLSLXAMTDLTLFTAGVSKTLSIXWLGACKITFPGCLTQMFFLHYSFVPDSAILMAMAFDHYVAICSPLGYTTILTPKTIIKIAMGISFRRFXIILPDVFLLTRLPFCRTRIIPHIYCEHIGVVRLACANISINIWYGFCVPIMMVISDVILIAVSYALILCAVFHLPSQDARQKALGTCGSYVCVILMFYMPAFFSILAHRFGHNVSRTFHIVFANLYIVIPPALNPMVYGVKTXQIRDKVIVLFSTKGTG